The Planctomycetaceae bacterium genomic interval ATGCCCTTTCTCATAGGCTTGAGAGAGTATGCTGTCGCGTCTTTGTTGGGATGATGCGTTCATCTTTTAAGGACTGCGCGGCTCTTGTCGCAGTCTATGGCTCAAGTTAATCATAATTATGCACACAGATCAACATAAAAGTGCAAACTTTTTGCTTGATGTTGAACATTTCATCCAGTATCCTTTTATGGAGTGCGGCAGCCTTAGCTGCCGCGTTGGAAGTTTTTCGCAAGCCGGAAGAATCCAAAGCGGCAGCTATGGCTGCCGCACTCCAAGAGGCCGTGCCCTGTATACTGAGGTGCATAGATGCTGACATTGCGGATACCGCAGCGTTCCAAGACCGTTGAGGAAGTAACCGTGGGCCGATGGTCCAAGGCCGAGGGCGGCAAGCTCAAGAAGGGCGAAACGATCGTCGAGATCGAGGCCCCCGACGCGATCTATCAGATCGCCGCCGCCGCCGACTGCCGGTTGCTCAAGGTGCTGGCCGGCGAAGGCACGGTCGTGGCCGTTGGCGAGCCGGTGGCCCTGCTGGGCCAGCCTGGCGAGGACACCGCCAAAGCGCTGGCCGAGATCGCCGCCCAAGCCGCCGCGGCTGCCCCCGCCAAGACGGTCAAGCTCGCCGTGGCGGCAGCCCGTGTGGATACATCCCCGCCGGCGCCGGCGGGTGCCACGCACAACTCCGTTGTGCGTGTCCCTGAATCCGCGGCGACCGCTGCCCCTCATGGCGACCCGCAGACAACGCGTGTCGCCATGCCACCCGTATCGGCCGGTTCGCCTGTCGTGCCCGTGCTCATGCCCCAGGCCGGGCAGAGCATGGAAGAGGGAACCATCGTCGCCTGGCGCGTCAAGGAAGGCGACCAGATCAAAGCCGGCGACATTATCTTCGATGTCGAGACCGACAAGGCCACCATCGAAGTTGAAGCCGTCGACGCCGGGCGCGTCGCCCGAATCGTCGTGCCCGAGGGGCAGACCGTCGAAGTGAAAGTGCCCGTGGCGTATCTGGCGGACAGTGCGGGCGCTGTCGATGCGTTCCTGCGCGGCGAGGCTGCCCCCGCGGCGGGTGTCCCCGAAGCTCCGACCGCCGCACCCCATGGCGACCCGCAAACAACGCGTGTCGCCATGCCACCCAGTGAACTGCCGGCCGGCGTGACACCCATCCTCATGCCCCAGGCCGGGCAGAGCATGGAAGAAGGCACCATCGTCGCCTGGCGCGTGAAAGAAGGCGACCGCGTCAAGGTTGGCGATATCATCTTCGATGTCGAGACCGACAAGGCCACCATCGAAGTCGAAGCCGTTGACGCCGGGCGCGTCGCCCGCATCGTCGCCCAGGAAGGCGAAACGCTCGAAGTGAAAGTGCCCGTGGCGTACATGGCCGAGGACGACGCGGCGGTCGATGCATTTCTGCGCAGCGGCGCCGCCCAAGGCGCCACACTCGCCGCGCAGGGTGCCACGCTCAACTCCGTTGAGCGTGTCCCCGAAGCAGCGCCGGGGACTGCCCAGGGCCTCAGGGACACGCACACCGGAGGTGTGCGTGGCACCCTCTCAGGTGACGGTCGGGTCAAGGCCTCGCCCGCGGCGCGCAAAGCCGCCGCCGAGCGAGGAATCGATCTGTCCGCCGTGCCTGCCGGCAGTGGACCGGGTGGGCGAATCCTTTCGACCGATGTGGCCATCGCCCCGACTGGCGCGGCTGCGCCCGCTGCGGGCAAAGTCCCGGCCAAGCCTGCCTTGGGCGAGCCCAAACGTACGAAGATGTCCGGCATGCGAAAGGCCATCGCGAAAAATCTACAGGCCTCCAAGCAGACCATCCCGCATTTCTACATCAAGCAGACGGTGCGGGCCGACGCCCTGCTGGCCAAGTACAAACAGCTCAAAGCCGCCGGCGAGTTCAAGTGTACGATCAATGACTTTGTAGTCGCGGCCGTGGCCAAGGCTGTCGCCGAGAAGCCCAGCTTCCGCAGCCAGGTTGACGGGACCGATCTGCTGGAATATCCCAACGCCAACGTCGGCATGGCCGTGGGCGTCGAGGGCGGGCTGGTGGTGCCGGTCATCGCTTCGGCAGACAAGCTGAGCTTCCGCGACCTGGCTGCCCAGACGCGGCGCATCGTCGAGCAGGCCCGCAGCGGCAAGATCGAGAACATGGGCCAAGGCGCCATCACCATCACCAACCTGGGCATGTTCGGCATCACGGAGTTCTCCGCGATCATCAACCCGCCCGAGGCCGCCATCCTGGCCGTCGGGGCGGCGCACGAAGAAGCGGTCGTCGAGAACGGCCAGGTCAAGGCCGCCCATGTGATGACGATGATCCTCAGTGTGGACCATCGCGTGATCGACGGCGTGATGGCGGCGGAGTTTGTAAACAGGCTTAGGGAACTGCTGCAAGACCCCGAAGGCTTGTTAAATCCTAAACTCTAATTTCTAAATTCTAAATAAGACCAAATGACCAAAAATCAAAATACAAAAAGGGATTGGGAGCTGTAGCTGGAGCGATCGCTATGTCAGAAATCCAGCCCAGAAGACAATACGATCTGGAGGCAAGGACGCTTGCCTTTGCCAGAGGCGTGCGGCAATTTGTTGCCCGATTGTGCAAAACGCAGGCGAACATTGAGGATGGCGGCCAACTCATCCGCTCCTCGGG includes:
- a CDS encoding 2-oxo acid dehydrogenase subunit E2 — encoded protein: MLTLRIPQRSKTVEEVTVGRWSKAEGGKLKKGETIVEIEAPDAIYQIAAAADCRLLKVLAGEGTVVAVGEPVALLGQPGEDTAKALAEIAAQAAAAAPAKTVKLAVAAARVDTSPPAPAGATHNSVVRVPESAATAAPHGDPQTTRVAMPPVSAGSPVVPVLMPQAGQSMEEGTIVAWRVKEGDQIKAGDIIFDVETDKATIEVEAVDAGRVARIVVPEGQTVEVKVPVAYLADSAGAVDAFLRGEAAPAAGVPEAPTAAPHGDPQTTRVAMPPSELPAGVTPILMPQAGQSMEEGTIVAWRVKEGDRVKVGDIIFDVETDKATIEVEAVDAGRVARIVAQEGETLEVKVPVAYMAEDDAAVDAFLRSGAAQGATLAAQGATLNSVERVPEAAPGTAQGLRDTHTGGVRGTLSGDGRVKASPAARKAAAERGIDLSAVPAGSGPGGRILSTDVAIAPTGAAAPAAGKVPAKPALGEPKRTKMSGMRKAIAKNLQASKQTIPHFYIKQTVRADALLAKYKQLKAAGEFKCTINDFVVAAVAKAVAEKPSFRSQVDGTDLLEYPNANVGMAVGVEGGLVVPVIASADKLSFRDLAAQTRRIVEQARSGKIENMGQGAITITNLGMFGITEFSAIINPPEAAILAVGAAHEEAVVENGQVKAAHVMTMILSVDHRVIDGVMAAEFVNRLRELLQDPEGLLNPKL